The genome window GACCCTGGTCTTTCCCTCCGCTCTGGACTAAAAGGATGTCCTCACAACCCATGAGGACAAGCCCATGCGTAAGGACCTTGCACTTTCATTACTGGCAGTTGCCATATCCATACCCGCCCGCGCCCAGACGGACGCGGCTTCTGAATCATCCCAAGCTGAACATATTGTCGTGACAGCCACCCGCAATCCCCTGCCGGGTCGTGAACTGGGTGCTTCAGTGATCGTTCTTCAGCGCGAGGATTTTGAAAACAGCGGCGCGCAGACGGTCAGTGATATTCTGCGCGGATTGCCCGGCATTTCCATGCGTCGCAACGGGGGGGCCGGTTCCAACACCGAGATACTGATTCGTGGGGACAAGGGCGGTCACACCATGATCATGCTCGATGGGGTCGAACTCGCCGATGTCACGACCATCGAAAAAAATTCTGATATCGGGGATCTCCCGCTGCACGATGTGGAACGGATCGAAATCGTCAAGGGACCGCATAGCGTGGCCTATGGCGGATCGGGCCTGAGCGGCGTGATCCACATCATCACGCGCAGGCCCGAAGCTGGAGTCGGCGGCAGCGCAGGCCTGGAAGCGGGAAGCTATGACACCTACGGAGCCCACGCGCGAGTTGCCGGCCAGGCGGGAGAATTGGGTTACACCGCAGTGGTCTCAGGTACACGGACCGGGGGCTTTTCCCATGCCGGGTCGCGTGACGATGGCGAACGGGATGCCTTTGAGCGCAAAGACGCAAGCCTGCGTCTTCAGTATGAAGGGGGCGGGTTTTACAGCGCAGATTTTCTGGTGAAGGGATTTCAATCGGTCGCGGACTTCGATGCCGGCGCGAATGAAGATGATCCGAATTCCCAGGTGAAGCGCCAGGACGTTTTGTCACAAATCACCCAGAAACTGCGCTTGGGTGATCAGTACGAAACACGCCTCGCCGCAGGAATCGCGCAGAGCGATCGACGTTATTTCGATGATCCAGACCTCTTCAATCCAAACCGGGACCAAACCTGGGATCGTTCGCGCTTTGAAGGCGAACGCCGCACTGTGGACTTCAGTCAGCTCATCCATCTCGCGCCCGCGCACACCCTTGTGGCCTCGGCCCAGTGGCTGCACGATAGCGCTGAAGTCCAAAACCAGGCCAGCTATCAAGGCTTTAACGTCGACGAAAAATTGCCCAAGGAAACTCTGAAGGAACTGTCCTATGCCCTTCAGTATCAGTGGGGGCTATGGGATCGCCTGCATGGGCAGTGGGGTGTTCGCACCCTTAAAAATGAGGTCTTTGGTGAAACCACGGTCGGGCAGGCCGCATTCAACTGGATTCTGGTTCCCGAATGGACGACTCTGCGTCTGAACTATGGCCGTGGATTCAAGACACCTTCGCTTTATCAATTGCGTGTGCCTATCTATGGCAACGCGGAACTACAGCCCGAAGCTGTGGTTTCGCTGGACGGCGGGATTGAACAGAATCTGGGATCGGGTTTGACAGCCTCAGTGACTGGTTTTCAAAGCGATACGAGTAACCTGATCGACTTCGATTCGGCCAGCAGTCGCTATTACAATATCAGCCGCAGCCTTATCAAAGGCATCGAAACCACGGTGGACTGGGACATTACGTCGAACCTGAGCACCGCGGCTCAGTTCACGCATATTTCCACGCTGGATAGGGAAAGCAACAAACCCCTTCCCTCCCGTCCGGATGAAACCTGGAGCGGAAATGTCACATGGAAAGAAAACGGCTTCAGCTGGATGACGGCGATCCGCGGCCAAACACGCAGCCGGGCACGGCCTTACGTCGATGGCACCGAAGGTTTCCGGGTCGTGGATACGGCTTTGACCCTGAGTCAGGGTCCGGCCCGCTATTCGCTGAAGGTGAATAATGTTTTGAACAGCTGGTATCAGGAAGTGGCCGGATACAACACGGCAGCGCGTAATGTCCTCGGCAGTGCCGCGTACAGCTTCTGATCGCATGGCTCATCGCGCATGACTGTCCTTACTTTTAAGTCATGGTCGTCGTGAGCCTTAAATTTCCCTTGATAAATCATGCCCTTGAGTGAGCTTGATAGGGTTTGTGATAAGTGCACTCCCTTCGACTCACTCAGGGCATCGGTTTTCCGAAACGCATACTTATGTGTTTGCGTTTTTTAACAAGCCTGCTGCTCATTATCCCCCAAATGCTCTGGGCCGGCCCGGCTGTTGTGCAAGGCAGCATCGACCTTGCGAGTTGGACCACTGCGTCCCAGGATCGGCTGCGCCTTGAAGGGGAATGGCGCTTTTACTGGAAGCAGTTCGTAACGGAAGCGGACCTGCGTGACGGTTATCTTGACAAGGCCCCCTCCATGCTGGTGACGAGTCACGGCAAAAACTGGCTGGAGATGCGCGAGATCGGCGAAAAACACGGCTATGGCACGTATGTGCTGCAGGTCAAAGGACTCAAGGCCAACGCCGGGGAACTGGCGATCCTCACATCGCAATTTTTCGGAACCCACAGGCTTTCGGTGTGGCAGCCTCAGCATGGAATTTATCGGGATCTAGGCGGAAAAGGGAAACCTGGTCGAACGAAGAGCGAGGACGAGCCTGTCTATGGGAAGACCCTCGGGGTCCTTGATTTTCCGAGCGATGGGAGTGATCTTTATCTTCTGCTTCACTATTCAGAATACGTGATGGTGGGGTCCTATATAGATGCGCCCCTTCTGGGACCGACGGAGACTTTGCGGATCCGTATGCAGTATGATTGGGCCCAGGCCTGCTGGATACTCGGTCTTTTCACGATGATGGTGATTTTCAACCTCTGCCTTTTCCTGCTGCGGCCTTCGGATATTCCCAGTCTGACAATCGCGGTGCTGACGCTGATCAACAGTCTGCGCTTTATCGCGACGGAGTCGATGATCAGCCAGCTCGTGGAGCATCCTCCGGGCTGGGTCTATTACTTCACCATTTATGCCGTGGGCTGGGCTTTTCCGCTTGGTTTTGCCTGCTATCTAAGCTTTCTCCGCTATGCCTTCCCCCAGTATTTTTCCAAGCGCATGCATATCGTGGCTCTTATCAGTGTGTTTGCGTATATGCTCATGACCCTGGCTGCGGACATGGCGCCGGTGCTGGCTGTGATCATCAGCGCCGTCATGTTCTCGGTGCTTGGTGGCTACATGCTCGTGAAGCAGATCATGGCCCTTCGTGAAGGGGCCAAAGGATCGGGTTTTGCCATTCTGGGCGTCTGGGTTTTGGTCATTGGGATCGGGCATGATACGATGGTTTTCCTTGAAATGCTGAATCCGCCCTATATTGGCCAGTATGCGATGATACTCTTCACGCTCCTTCAGTCCCTGGTCGTGGCACGGAATTTCACGCATGCGTTCCGCACCGCCAAACGACTGTCCACGCAATTGAAGGAAGAGGTGGCCATCCAAACGGCCCAGCTTCAGGAAAAAAATCAGCTCCTGGAGGTTCAGAAGGCCGAGCTGGGCAAGGCCCACGAGCTGCAGCAGAACTGGAACAACTATCTGCGGGAGCAGGTCCTGCAGCGTTTCCTTCCACCCGGCATTGCGGAAAAAGTCGCGCAGGGGAAGATCACGCTGTTCGAAGCGCCCATTGCCGTGGATGTGACGGTGATTTTCGCTGATCTATGTGCTTTCACCCGAGCGACGGAAATGCTGGGAGCGGAAACCATCGGTCTTATTTTGAATCAGTACTTCGTGGCCATGACCGAGATCGTCTTCAGCGAAGGCGGGATGGTGGATAAGTTCATCGGTGATGGGATCATGGCTGTCTTCGGCGTTCCCAACCGCATCGCGGCGGATGAACAGGTTCGGCACGCATTGCGATGCGCAGTCCGAATGCAGTTGAAACTGGAGGAGTTGAACACGTTTTGGCTCAAAGAATACAACTACAGTTTTGCGATGCGCATCGGTGTTCATCGCGGTCCGGCGGTTTTTGGCAGCTTCGGAGGTCAGCAGCGATCGGATTATACCGTGATCGGTTCCGCCGTGAATGTCGCCTCCCGTATCGAAGCCATCGCGGCCCCGAACGCCATTTATATCAGCAGCCCGATCAAAAAATATCTCGACAGTCGCATAGTGAGCGAGGCCGGAATTTTCACCCTGAAAGGCCTGGATGAGCCGGTGCGCTTGTATGAAATCAAGGACTATCAGACAATTGAGTGGGATGAATATTTCCGGCAGGTCGGCTGAACGCCGACCTTTATCGTCAGCTATGAAGAAGCTCCTGCTGCGGTGACGTAAGTTTTTTCTCGGGACTCAGGGGTATTGCGCTTTCTTTCTCCGCCATGCTCTTCATAAGATCACGCATTTCCATCAGCAATTTCTCGGACGTTGTCGGCTCAGCCGGTGCTGCAGGCTTGTCCGCCTCTTTGCGTCGCACTGCGTTCGCCGCCTTGACGACCAGGAAAACGGCGAAGGAGATGATCAGAAAATCAATCAGTGTGTTTAGAAAAATCCCGTAGTTGAGGGTCGGCGCACCGGCAGCCTTGGCCGCGGCCAGCGTTGGATAGGACTGCCCCGAAAGGGTGATGAAGAGGTTGGAAAAATCCATACGCCCTGCCAACAGTCCAATAGGTGGCAGCAGCACATCCGCGACAAGAGAGGATACGATCTTGCCAAACGCCGCGCCTATCACGATACCGATAGCCAGATCGAGCACATTACCGCGCATGATGAATGTCTTGAATTCGTTCCACATACTGGAGAGCCTCCGCTGGTTTAAATGGCCTTATATACCTTGCCCATTGAATTGCCCAGCCCTTTGTGATCTTTGGGAATTTTCACCAAGGCGGGCGTGATCGCTGCATGCTTGTATGCATTCAGGGACTGTTGGACAATGGACACTTACAATGTAAGCAAGTCCACCTTGTGTCCCAGAGAGCCGTCCATTACACAGCCTGGACACCTAGGGTTCACCCCTCCACCTCGCATTGAAAAAAATGGGATTTAACATGCAGAATGCCACTATTCTCCTGACAGGCGTTACGGGATTTGTAGGAAGTACCCTCGCGGCCGTGCTTTTGCGGCAGGGCTGCCGTATCGTGGCGCTTTCGCGCAAAGATCCTGAGGGGCAAAGGACCCGGGCCAAGATCAAGGAAAGCTATCTGGGTTTCTTTCCAGGGGACGCGTCGGAGAAGTTGGAGCAGCTTTTACAGAACGTCGAGGTGCTGCCCTATGATTATGCCCAGCTGCGCGCCCACGAGAAGCACCGCGAGGTTTTGAAGCGGGTTGATATCGTCTGGCACAGTGCGGCCGAGATGAGCTTTTCCTTCCGCAAATCCGTGGCGACCTTCAATGGCAACGTGGGTATGGCCACGGGGCTTTATCATCTGGTGGCGGACCTCGCCCCTCAGTGTCAGCGCTTTTTCTATGTATCCACGGCTTATACCTCGGGCAACGGTCGTCAGATTCATGCCGAGAACCTTCACTTCGAACCCGAGCACGTGAACCCCTATCAGATGTCCAAGTGGGCTGCAGAGATGGCTCTTTCGAATGCCCAAAAGGTTGTGGGTCTGCCCTTGACCATCTTCCGTCCCTCGGTCGTGGTCGGACATTCGCAGAATGGATTCTACAACGGTCAGTCCTTTGGCATTTACGCCTATGCGCATCTTTATGAAAAACTGCAGCAGCTCGGCGTCCGTCAGGTGCATCTGGAAGCCTGTTCCGACACCACGCTCGACGTCGTACCGATCGACCATGTGGTGGCCTGCGCCAGCGCTCTAACAGGTAAGGCTGGCGAATTGGAACCGATGAACATCGTTCATGCAACAGGCACAGCCGTGAAAAGCACCGACCTCAGCGAAGCCCTTCGGCGCGTTTACGGCGTCGAATCCATACTGGATTCCCGCCCCATGAGCACCATTGATCATAGCCTCGACCAGGTACTTTCCATCTACAAGCGCTTCAACAACGATAACATCCGCTTTGATAAATCGCGCATGCTGGCCCTCGTTCCCGAAGCTGCCCATCAAAGGACGGTGGATGCCGACCTCCTCTGCCTTTACTTTCAAAACACCAGCGTACCCGACTCCAAACTTCTGAAAAAGCTCCAGCCCGTGGTGATGTCCGTGGACCGGATGTCCAAACCCTTCCGTAAAGTGAAACAGCTGGAAGGGATCCATCGGAGTCTGGGCAATCGGCTGAAGGTGGTTTTCTTTTGAAACAGGTCGAGCAGCAGAAAAATATGCATGGCTGTTCACCCCCTTAACTTGTCACAACTCTCGGTCGCACATTTAATTTGGATCTTGCCTTCTGCGTTCAACGAAAGGTACCTATGCAGAATGCTAGTCATCTGCATAGGAGGTGCGACAAGTCTTATGAAACCATCCTCATTATTCCTCAGTTTATTGGCGGGGCTCTTAGTCAACGTTATGGGGACTCATAGTCCCAGAGCATTGAGTGCGCCCGTCCCCTTCGAAACGAAGTCAGCGCGTTCGGAACAGTTCATGTATTCCGGCTACAGCCCCCAGTTTATGGCTTCAACCAGCAGCGACTCCCTCACCCTCGCGGCACAGCTCTATGAAGGCAATAGCCTGGCCAGCTCAAAAATCATCCATTTTACCCTTAGCGGAAACAGCTATTCGAAAGCCTGGGAAAAGCAACTGCCTCTTCAACGTCTCGTCGGTATGACGAGTGATGGATCAAACTTCTATATCGCCTCCGCGGTCAATGAGGAAAAGGGCGACGACAAGAATCCCAACATGTTTCGTCCCAATGTTCTGGTGATGACGAAGCTGGATAACAAGGGCAACGTGATCTGGGAAAAGGATTTGAATACTCCGGGCTATCTGGGAGACGCCACGTCCAAGGCAATTTACTCGCCTTTGGGGGCAGGCACGGGCGCTTTAGCCTATGGAGCGGGTAAAGTCATCGTGGCTTTGACGGGAAACA of Oligoflexus sp. contains these proteins:
- a CDS encoding TonB-dependent receptor plug domain-containing protein; the encoded protein is MRKDLALSLLAVAISIPARAQTDAASESSQAEHIVVTATRNPLPGRELGASVIVLQREDFENSGAQTVSDILRGLPGISMRRNGGAGSNTEILIRGDKGGHTMIMLDGVELADVTTIEKNSDIGDLPLHDVERIEIVKGPHSVAYGGSGLSGVIHIITRRPEAGVGGSAGLEAGSYDTYGAHARVAGQAGELGYTAVVSGTRTGGFSHAGSRDDGERDAFERKDASLRLQYEGGGFYSADFLVKGFQSVADFDAGANEDDPNSQVKRQDVLSQITQKLRLGDQYETRLAAGIAQSDRRYFDDPDLFNPNRDQTWDRSRFEGERRTVDFSQLIHLAPAHTLVASAQWLHDSAEVQNQASYQGFNVDEKLPKETLKELSYALQYQWGLWDRLHGQWGVRTLKNEVFGETTVGQAAFNWILVPEWTTLRLNYGRGFKTPSLYQLRVPIYGNAELQPEAVVSLDGGIEQNLGSGLTASVTGFQSDTSNLIDFDSASSRYYNISRSLIKGIETTVDWDITSNLSTAAQFTHISTLDRESNKPLPSRPDETWSGNVTWKENGFSWMTAIRGQTRSRARPYVDGTEGFRVVDTALTLSQGPARYSLKVNNVLNSWYQEVAGYNTAARNVLGSAAYSF
- a CDS encoding adenylate/guanylate cyclase domain-containing protein: MHSLRLTQGIGFPKRILMCLRFLTSLLLIIPQMLWAGPAVVQGSIDLASWTTASQDRLRLEGEWRFYWKQFVTEADLRDGYLDKAPSMLVTSHGKNWLEMREIGEKHGYGTYVLQVKGLKANAGELAILTSQFFGTHRLSVWQPQHGIYRDLGGKGKPGRTKSEDEPVYGKTLGVLDFPSDGSDLYLLLHYSEYVMVGSYIDAPLLGPTETLRIRMQYDWAQACWILGLFTMMVIFNLCLFLLRPSDIPSLTIAVLTLINSLRFIATESMISQLVEHPPGWVYYFTIYAVGWAFPLGFACYLSFLRYAFPQYFSKRMHIVALISVFAYMLMTLAADMAPVLAVIISAVMFSVLGGYMLVKQIMALREGAKGSGFAILGVWVLVIGIGHDTMVFLEMLNPPYIGQYAMILFTLLQSLVVARNFTHAFRTAKRLSTQLKEEVAIQTAQLQEKNQLLEVQKAELGKAHELQQNWNNYLREQVLQRFLPPGIAEKVAQGKITLFEAPIAVDVTVIFADLCAFTRATEMLGAETIGLILNQYFVAMTEIVFSEGGMVDKFIGDGIMAVFGVPNRIAADEQVRHALRCAVRMQLKLEELNTFWLKEYNYSFAMRIGVHRGPAVFGSFGGQQRSDYTVIGSAVNVASRIEAIAAPNAIYISSPIKKYLDSRIVSEAGIFTLKGLDEPVRLYEIKDYQTIEWDEYFRQVG
- the mscL gene encoding large-conductance mechanosensitive channel protein MscL: MWNEFKTFIMRGNVLDLAIGIVIGAAFGKIVSSLVADVLLPPIGLLAGRMDFSNLFITLSGQSYPTLAAAKAAGAPTLNYGIFLNTLIDFLIISFAVFLVVKAANAVRRKEADKPAAPAEPTTSEKLLMEMRDLMKSMAEKESAIPLSPEKKLTSPQQELLHS
- a CDS encoding SDR family oxidoreductase, whose protein sequence is MQNATILLTGVTGFVGSTLAAVLLRQGCRIVALSRKDPEGQRTRAKIKESYLGFFPGDASEKLEQLLQNVEVLPYDYAQLRAHEKHREVLKRVDIVWHSAAEMSFSFRKSVATFNGNVGMATGLYHLVADLAPQCQRFFYVSTAYTSGNGRQIHAENLHFEPEHVNPYQMSKWAAEMALSNAQKVVGLPLTIFRPSVVVGHSQNGFYNGQSFGIYAYAHLYEKLQQLGVRQVHLEACSDTTLDVVPIDHVVACASALTGKAGELEPMNIVHATGTAVKSTDLSEALRRVYGVESILDSRPMSTIDHSLDQVLSIYKRFNNDNIRFDKSRMLALVPEAAHQRTVDADLLCLYFQNTSVPDSKLLKKLQPVVMSVDRMSKPFRKVKQLEGIHRSLGNRLKVVFF